One Phaseolus vulgaris cultivar G19833 chromosome 2, P. vulgaris v2.0, whole genome shotgun sequence DNA window includes the following coding sequences:
- the LOC137809489 gene encoding B3 domain-containing transcription factor LEC2, whose amino-acid sequence MDNFPDPVSATTTNPLILEQRSMGELNNVNFPVDNSGHVGFPDPYYAPFDQNMQFQQVNQYPLHTLQTGQPNAIYGAPNSEVQGWSQQQPEEEEYRKSVGTLTSKVARDKRKQVRQKSKSVPVAPLVPTKGIIKEQPVPGGGSDGKLTINQDRIFAVFCSPDGKKLEEVFTKQLKNSDVSVLGRIVLPKREVEAKLPPLTDKEGKDIMVKDVYSGMIWTLKYKYWSNNRSRMYVLENAGDLVNHYELQMGDLITIYEDERKNLVRFASFTHYLLNNYCLPYIGG is encoded by the exons AACTAAATAATGTTAACTTCCCTGTTGACAACAGTGGACATGTTGGCTTTCCTGACCCTTATTACGCTCCATTTGACCAGAACATGCAGTTCCAACAAGTGAACCAATATCCTTTGCATACCCTTCAAACAGGACAACCTAATGCAATTTATGGGGCACCAAATTCTGAAGTTCAAGGGTGGTCACAACAACAACCAGAGGAAGAAGAATATAGAAAGAGTGTGGGAACATTGACTAGCAAAGTTGCTAGGGACAAAAGGAAACAAGTAAGACAGAAGAGTAAGAGTGTTCCTGTGGCTCCTTTGGTACCAACAAAAGGGATAATAAAGGAACAACCTGTTCCTGGAGGAGGATCAGATGGAAAGCTCACTATCAACCAAGATAGAATTTTCGCTGTTTTTTGCAGCCCAGATGGGAAG AAGTTAGAGGAAGTTTTCACAAAGCAGTTGAAGAATAGTGACGTTAGTGTCCTAGGTCGCATTGTGCTCCCAAAG AGGGAGGTTGAGGCGAAGCTTCCACCATTGACAGACAAGGAAGGAAAGGATATTATGGTCAAGGATGTTTATTCTGGGATGATATGGACCTTGAAATAcaa GTATTGGTCCAATAACAGAAGTAGAATGTATGTTCTCGAAAATGCAG GGGATTTAGTGAACCATTATGAACTACAAATGGGAGATTTGATAACCATTTACGAGGACGAAAGGAAAAATCTGGTTAGATTTGCATCCTTTACACATTATTTATTGAACAATTATTGTTTGCCATATATTGGGGGATGA